The region AGAGCTTTGATCAGGGCCGGCGCCCCGTGCTGCTTGACCAGATCCTGACTGCGGGGATGGTCGATGACGAGACCGAGCACGTCGGCGTCGTTTGCTTGAAGAGCCCGGACCAGGGGCCTTTCGAGCGCGGATCGGACGAGGTACGAACAGAGCCGGTGCGGCAGGGTGAGCTCGATGTTCCGCGTCGCCGCCTCGCGGAAGCCGTTGATGAGTGTGAGGACGTCGCGGGTGAGCAGTTCGAGGAAGACGTCTTCCTTCGTGCTCCAGTACAGATAGACCGTGCCCTTACCGACGTGCGCGCGTTCCGCGATATCGGCGATGGTGACTCCGCGAAAGCCGCGCTTCAGAAGTAGCTCCTCGGCGGAAGCGAGAATACGCGTGACCTTCTCCGCACTTCGTCCCGCGCGTGTCACCATGTGTCGTCAACTCCGATTCCGCCCCATGTAAGCGTCGCCTGTGCTCCACGCAAGCGACGCCCTGACGTGCTCGTCATACCACATTCGCAGCGCGGCGCCTCGTCCTGCGATCTGAGTGGATGTCCCTGCCCTGTGCGCGCACACCCCGACGGGTCAGCCCGCGAACTCTCAGTGTGACCTACGTCATGAACTGACTGTATGACGCATCCGGTCAGTTGGTCATACGCTGGTGGCATGACTTCATCGGCCGACACCCCCAAGGCCCTGGTCGTCGGCCTCGGGATCAGTGGCATCTCCGCAGCCATCGCGCTGCGGAAGGCGGGCTGGACTCCAGTCGTGATCGAGAAGGCGCCGGGCCGGAGGCGGGGCGGCTACTTCATCGGCCTGTTCGGTGTGGGGCGCAACGCGGCGCATCGGTTGGGAATCTCGCACGGGCTCGAAGACCGCACCCCGGCGAACCGGATCACCTACCAGCTGGACCGGAAGGGCGGCAAGCGGCCGACCACGGGGTTCTCGGACCAGCCGGGAGGCCCGGCGCTCATGGTGCGAGGCGATGTGGAGCAGGCGGCGTTCGCCGCGCTGGATCCGGACATCGAGGTCCGCTACTCGACCGTGCCCGTCGTGATCCACCAGCATGCCCGCGGTGTCGCGGTCACCACGCGCAACGCGGTGGACGGGACGGAGCGCACCGAGCGCTTCGAGCTCGTCATCGGGGCGGACGGCCTGCGCTCCACCGTGCGCAAGCTGGTGTTCGGGCCGGATGAGGACTACCTGCGCCGGCTGAACTACATGATCGCGGCCTACCAGCTCCCGGGCGACCTTCCTGGTCTCGCGCCGGGTGAAGGGGCAACCTTGGCCGAGCCTGGCCGCTCCTTCTGGCTGTTCCCCTTCACCGACCAGCCGCCGGCCGTGCTGTTCTCCTACCGGACCACCAACGTCGACGCGGAGTTCGCGATCCCGGCGGCCCGACGCATCCGCGAGGTCTACGGGCCAGAGCCCCTGGGGTCGACCTTGGAACAGGCCGTGCGATTCCTGGAGGACACCGACCAGTACCTGTTCGACTCGGTCGAACAGGTACACCTCGACTCCTGGCATCGCGGCCGCGTCGTGCTCGTCGGCGACTCCGCATGGTGCGTCACCCTCTACGCGGGCATGGGCGTGTCCAACGGGATCGCCGGCGCGGAGCTCCTCGGGACGATGCTCACCCGCTACCCGGAAGATCCGGGGAGGGCGCTGCTCGAATGGGAGAAGACGACGCGTCCCTACGTGGAGTACTTCCAGACCTTCGCATCGCGCGGTCGATTGATCTTCACTCCGGCCAACCGGCCGGAGGCCGTACTCCGATCGGCGATGCTGCGCCTGGCGCGCTCACCGTTGGCCGGCACGGTGCAGCGGCTGGTCGGCGTGAACGGCAAAGCATTCACGATGCGCAACGCCGACCTTGAAGAGGCCGCCCGTCTGATCAAGCGCTGATCGCGGACATGTGACGGTTGATCCGCGGCGTGGGTTGTTCACCGAAATGGCCCGGCTCGCCGAGAGCGGCAAGCAGCGGCCCGTTGTGGACACGGTTCATTCCCTTTCGGGCATCGCCGTTGCTCATCGAGCCCTGGAGCCCGTGGTGCGGGAAACACATCATCGAGATCGATCGATCTGTTGAGGAGATTGACACATGACGGTGACCGGGCAGCATCGGTACGCTTTCCCGCTCTCGCGCTCCTGTCCGTTCGCTCCGCCGCCGGAGTACCGCGAGATCCGCGAGGAACACGGAGTGGTCAAGGTCGACCTGCCGTTCGGCGGGTGGGCCTGGGTCGTGTCTCGCCACGAGGACGTGCGGCGAGTGCTGGGCGACCGCCGGTTCAGCTCGAACCGCCTGCACCCCGACTTCCCCGTCATCGCACCGGGCGGACTGTCCGACGAAAAATCCATGATCATGATGGATCCGCCGGAGCACGGACACGCTCGGCGCGCCGTGTCCGGCGACTTCACGGTTCGCCGCGTGGACAAGCTTCGACCGCGGATCCAGCACATCGTCGACGAGCACGTGGCCGGTCTGCTGGCCGGACCGAAACCGGTCGACCTCGTCCTCGCGCTGGCGTTGCCGGTGCCGTCCCTGGTCATCTGCGACATCCTCGGCGTTCCCCATGCCGACCAGGACTTCTTCCAGCGCAACACGGCGAAGTTCCTGCTGCGGGGGACACCGTCACAGGAACGGGTAGCCGCATTCGGCGCGATCAGCTCGTACCTGGACGAGCTGATCGGCACGAAGGAGACCAACCCGGACGAACAGCTGCTCAGCCGTCAGGTCCAGCGGCGCAGGACCGACGGCGGCTACCGACGCGAGTCATTGGTCGCGGAAGCGTTGCTGCTCCTGGTCGCCGGGCACGAGACAACCGCGAACATGATCGCGCTCGGCACTTCGGCCCTGTTGGAGAATCCCGACCAGCTCGCCATGATCGTCGCTGATCCGGCCAAGACGCCTGCTGCTGTCGAGGAGTTGCTGCGGTACTTGACCATCGTCGACATAGCTGTGACGCGACTGTGCGTCGAGGACTCCGAGATCGGCGGTGTGACGATCCGTGCGGGCGAAGGCGTGCTGGTTCTGGGCCACGCCGCCAACAGAGACCCCGCGGTGTTCGACAACCCGGACGACCTGGACCTCGAACGCGGCGCCCGTCACCACGTCGCATTCGGCTACGGCCCTCACCAGTGCCTGGGCCAGAACCTCGCCAGAGCGGAACTTGAGATCGTCTTCGACACCCTGTTCCGCCGAATTCCCACGCTGGAACTGGCCAAGCCGATCACGCACGAGACACTCAAGAACGACTCGGCCGTTTTCGGCCTCCACGAACTCATGGTCACCTGGTAGAAGACGACACCCACGAGCCGTCCCGAACGCCTGACCCGATGGCGGTTCACCTGGTCGGCCCGCCGGTCCGCATCTTGTCGCGCGCAGGCTTCGTGACCAGCTCGATCCACATCGCGACCACCCCGGACAGTCGTCCGAGAGGAGCTATTCATGACCCCCGTGGACCATGATCAGACGGCGGAGAGCGAGATGCGTGCAGCGCTTTTCGACCGCTACGGCCCGCCATCGGTGCTGTATGAGGCCAAGGTGCCCATTCCGCGCCACACATCGAAAGAGATCAGGGTGCGCGTGCATGCCACGACCGTCAACGGTGGCGAGCTCGCCGCTCGCGCCGGAGAACTGAGGCTGTTGATGGGGCGCCGGTTCCCCAGGTACATCGGCATGGATTTCGTCGGCGAGGTCGTGGACGTCGGCAGCTCGGTCACCGATGCCCGGAACGGCGAATTCGTGTGTGGCGTGCTGCCACGCTCCACCGAGCTGATCGGACGAAGGGGAAGTGCGGCGGAATACGTCACCGTCAAGCCGAACCGGGTCACCCGGAAGCCGCGGAACCTGACGTCTGTCGAGGCTGCTTCCATACTGGGCGGAGGCACCACGTCGATCACCGCGTTGCGCGATGTCGCTCATCTCCAGCCGGGCGAACGCCTGCTGATCCGCGGGGCCAGCGGGGGTGTCGGAAGCATGGCCGTTCAGATCGGCAAGGCGTTCGGTGCGCACGTGACCGGCCTGGCCGGAAAGTCCAATCTGGACTTCGTGCGCGATCTGGGCGCTGACGAGGTCTTCGACTACCGCACGACGCAGCCTGGGCAGCTTGGGCGCTTCGACGTCGTGCTGGACACCGTAGGCACAGATCACGCCACCTACCGCCGGTTGTTGACCCGAACCGGCCGCATGGTCGCCATCGCGTTCGACACATCACACCTCGTCCGCAGCGTCGGTTACCTGCTGGCGTCCACTGTGCACGGTTCCAAACGAGTCCGTTTCTTCAGTGGCAACCCACAACGCGAGTTGTTCGCCGAACTCGTGCAGCTGGCCGAAGACGGCGAGGTACGCCCGGTCGTGGATACCGTCCACCAGCTCTCGGACATCGCAGCGGCACACGCGGCGCTCGAAGCGGGCGGCGTCCGGGGAAAGCACATCATCGAAGTCACGCCACACCCAGAGTGACGATGAGGACGGGTCGGCGCCGATCGGCAAGACCAACGAGGCGGGGCCGGTCCCCGGCAGTTCGCTGACCGAGAAGTTCAGCACCGGCGAACAAGACCGCGGTCGCAGGGAAGAGCGTGGCACCGCCCTTGCCGGTCAGTACGCGATGCTTGGGCCCGCGACGCTGGCTCCGGAAACCAGCCGAGGCGTCGATCGACGGCGCAGTACTGGTGGTGGTCGCCGACGAGGAGGACGTGGCGGTCGACGTTCCGCCACCGCACGCGCCGACGAGCAGGGCGGGAGCAGTTCTGTTCACGCACCGCAGCGCAAGTGGCCGGCGTCGGCCGTCCGGCCTCGGCGCGGTGGCACCAGCCTCGGCCACGACCGCCGTCAGGCGTCGAGCGGCCGAACGCCCGCACCATCGCGGGTGCGGGCGTTCGGCTGCCTCCTCGGGTGGGCCGGCTCATCACCCGACCGGGTAGCGCTCGACCTCCAGGCGCGGCTGCGGGTCGTTGTTGTGCCGGGTGACCACGAACAGCGTCCGCTGGTCCGCCGACCACGCCAAGCCGCGCGGCTGCACCGTCTCGCCGCTGTCCAGCGAGACGGTGTTCACCGGCGTCGCGCCGCCGACGCGGTAGACCAGCACGTCATTGGCGTCGCCGGTCAGCGCTCCCGCGGCCACGTACGCGCTGTCCGGCGACAACGACACCGCGGCCGGTCGGGGTCGGGTCGCGTACGCACCCCGGCGCGCCAGGTCCGCCGTCGCGAACGCCTCCACCCGGTCACGGGACCCGGCCGCGCTGAACAGCGTCGCCCCGTCACCGGTCACGTCGAGGTCCGTCAGCCCGGCGCCGACCCCGTCGCCGGACGTCCCGGCGGTCAGCGCTCCATCCGAGACGGTGTAGACCTGCACCGTCGACAGGCTCAACGACAGCTGCCCGGCCACCAGCGGCCCCGCCGCGGCACCGGAGGAGGCCAACAGCGGAGCCCGCTGGAACCGCGGCGCGCCCTGCTGCTCGCCCTGCACCGGCTCGGCCGCCGCCGGGTCCAGCTTGCCGATCTTGCCCGACCAGTTGCCGTCCGCGCAGCCGTACCCGAACCACACCACACCACCCGTGCGGGCCAGGTGCGTCGGGCACGTCCCCGCTCCGGTGGCGTACCGCGCGGTCTCGGCCAGGGTCGACGTGTCGATCACCGAGATGCCGTCGCCCGCGGACAGCGCCACGAACAGCCGCGTGCCGTCCGCGCTCAGCTCCAGCCCGTCCGCGCCCGGCTGGTTCTCGACCACCGTGCGCACCCGGCCGGAGAAGTCGGTCACCGCCACGCCGTTGGACGACGCGCCACCGGAGATGAACACCCGCTGGCGCGCGCTGTCGACCGCCACGTCGCCGAAACCCGACAGCGGCAACGCCGCGGCCGCTGACGCCGCCGGCGCCATCACCATCGAGGCCACCGCCAGCACGGCGACCCCGAGACCCGCAGAAGCAGTCCGCCTCATCTTGCTCCCCCTCGTCACTGACACGTTCCGCCCCGTCACCACGGGGACACGATCACCACGTGACCCTCTTGAGCAGGTACAGATCCGGTGCGCCCGCGAGCTTCCCCACCAGCTCGTCGCCCCGCTCGGTCTCCTCGATCTCGACGATGACCGCGTGGCCCGCGAACTCCGGGTAGGTCACCTCGCCGTCACCGTCCTCGACGGAGTTGTCGACCACCTTGATCTCCTCGTCCAGCTCCGTGGTGACGGTCAGGTACCCGCCACCGAAGTACGAGCTCTCGTGCGGTTCGAGGGCGACACCGAGCAGGCGGTCCACCTGCCCGCCCACCTCGTCGATGCTCGCGTTGCCGGATCCGCAGATGATTGTTTCCACGACCTACCTCGGGATCGTCATGCTCGCTCCGCGACCGGTGGCGTCCTCCACCGAGCGGTACACCATGAAGTTCACCTTCCGGCCCGCCATTCTGCTCAGTTCGCCGCGCAGGCCGGAAAGCCCGAGGGCGCGCAGGGCGCGTCGGTCGAGCGGACCGGTGCGGATGCCGCCGGACCTGGTCGCCAGGCCGGCCCCCTTCGCGGCGCCGAAGATGTCGTCGCCGGCCAGCGCCACGTCGAAGTCGCTGCGCCTGCCGACGTCGAACGGCGCGCCGGTGGTGTACTTGCGCCCGGTCACGGCGCTGCCCTGCATGACGCCCTGGGCGCCGGGGTAGCCGGCCCGTGCCAGACCGTCGTGCAGCGACCGGCCGAAGCTCTCGAAGTCGCCCCGGTTCGAGAAACCGTGCGGCGTTTCGCCGCAGTTGTGCACCAGCACGTCCTCGTCGGCGACACCGACGTAGTAGGTGTGGACGCCGTGCACGGTGAGGTTGTGGACCTTGCGGTGCTGGGTCCACTGCCGGGTGGCGAGGACCTCCCGACGCTCGCCGTCGGCGGTCAGGACCTGGTCTCCGACCCGCAGTTGCCCGGCATCGGCCCAACGGCCCTGGTCGTCGACCCAGAACGGGTGTTCGGCGGTCGCGACCACGGTCCCGGAGGTGTGACCCGCCTCGATCGTGATCTCGACCAGTTCCTTGGCACCCTCGCCGACGATCAGCGCGGTGACCGGGCGGACGGCGGTCGCCCCGGTGTCCGGGTCGCCGGCGAGGACCTCATCGCCCTCGCGCACGTCCTCGATCGGGCGGTGCGTTCCGTCGGCCATGAGCACCGGGGTGCCGGGGGCGAAGCTGTTGCGGCACGCGCCCGATCCGCCCTTGGTGGCGCTGGTGCCACCGCCGTTGGCCGCCTTGCCGCCCCCTGAGCCGCCGCCGGAGGCGTTCTTGCCGGTCGACGCCGTGCCGCCGGCTTTGCCGCCTCCGCCACCGGAGGGTTTGCCGCCGCTCGGTCCGCCCGCCTTCGGTGCCGGTTTCGGCGCGGGCGCCGCCTTCGCGCCGTTGGCCCCGGCATCGGCCGCCTGGCCGGCCGTCTTCGCCGCGCTCTGCCCGGCGTCGGCGGCCTTCGCCCCGCCCTGCGCCGCCTCGGCGCCCTTGACCGCGTACTTGCCCGCCTTGACCGCGGTGGCACCCCACCCGGCGAAGGGCACCGCCGCCGCGGCCGACAGCGCGGCGTTGGCGTAGTCCCCCTCTGCGGCGTACCAGGCCGAGTTCGCGAGGTCCGCGGCCTCGCCGACCACGGGGATCACGCCGGCGACGTCGAGCGCCGCGTGCCCGACCTCCTTGGCGTTGTCCTTCACCCAGTCCGCGGCGTCGTCGAGCCACCCGTGGCCGTCGATCTCCACCTGGGACAGCGGGTTGCCGGCGCCGAAGGCGTACCGGTTGTTCGTCCACGGGTCGGTGGTCATCCCGAGGTCCGCGAGCGCCCCGTTGTACAGGTCGAGCGTCAGAAACCTGTTCAGGCCGGGGGAGTAGTCCCGGAACCCCATGTCGTAGGTGTCGGTGCTCTTGTCGTGCCGGGTGGTGTTGAACCGGTACGAGTTCTCCTCCGGCTTGTCCGGGTTCGCCTGGTCGGGCTTGTCCTCGCCGGAGAACTCCTTCTCGTCGTCCTTGCCGTAGGCGGTGTAGCCGTAGGTGGACTTCGCGTCGCCCTGGGAGTCGGTGACCTGCTCGACGTCGGAGTGCGGGTTGAACCCGTAGACCGAGTCCTCCTCCTTGCCGTCGTCGGAGTACTTGACCTGCGCGAGCAGCTCGCCGTCGTTGGAGTACTGGTACGCCTTGCGCAGCTTGCCGTTCTCGTCCTCGGTCAGGACCTGGTCGGACAGTCCGAGGTAGTGGAACGCAGTGGTCTTGTCACCCTCGACCCTGGTCTGCTGCCGGTCCAGCGGGTCGTAGGTGTACTTGGTGGTCTTCGGCCCGGTGCCCTGGTCCTTGACGTGCTCCACCTTGCGGTCGAACCCGTCGTAGGTGTACTTCTCCACCTGCTTGCCGGACTGCGTCACCTGGTGCAGGCGGCCGAACGCGTCGTAGTCGTAGTTCGCCTGCTGCCCGTCCGTGGTGGACGACAGCAGCCGGTTGCGGTCGTAGTCGAACGCGGTGTGCGCGCCGTCGACCCGCTGGTCCCAGACGTTGCCGTTGTCGTCGTGCTTGTACTCCTCGGTGCGCTCGCCCTCGCCACCCTTCTTCGTCACCTTCCGCACCCGGTCGCGCGGGTCGTGGGTGTACGTCGCGTCGGCGTTGATGGTCGCGCCGTGGTCGTCCGCGTTCTGCTTGCGCCCATCGTCGCGGATCTTGTTGGAGTTGGAGTCGTACGCGAGGTTGTGCTCGACGACGACCTGCCCGCCGTCCTTCTTCTTCTCCAGCTGCCGGCGCAGCAGCCCGTCGAGGTAGTAGGTGTAGTCGACGGTGTTGCCGTTGCTCTTGACGTGCCTCTCGACGTGCCCGCGCGAGGTGTAGGTGAAGGAATTGATCTTGCCCTGGTCCGCGTCGTCCTTCTTGTTGGTGACCTTCGTGACCAGGTCGCGCGCGTTGTACTCGTAGAGCGCCGACTTGCCGTCGAACTTGGCGAACGTCAGGTTGTCGTTCTCGTCGTAGCGGTAGTCGGTGGTGTGCTTGACCGCGCCGGCCTTGAGCTCCTCGACCTTCTCCGCCAGGTTCACCGCGTTGTAGGCGACGCGGTAGGCGTCGACCGGCGTGTTCGGCGTGGAGTCGGTCATCTCCACCAGGTTGTCGTTCGGGTCGTACCGGTGCTCGAAGACCTTCTTCTCGTCGTCGGCGTCCGCACTGTTGTCGCGCACCAGCTGCACGGCGTCGGCGGCCACGGTGCCGTCGGCCTTGCCGGACAGCGTGATGGTGCGGGACTGCCCCCCTGACATGGCGTACTTGCCGATGCTGGTCCACTCACCGGCCCGCTGCGTCTGGTCGACGCGCGCGGTGCTCGTGCCGCCGTTGTGCTCGACGGTGTACGCGGCGTCCGTCGCCGTGGCACCGGGATGGCGCACCAGCACGTCGTAGGTGCCGTCGGCCGGAACGGCGGCCTTCCAGGTGAACGCGGCGTCGTCGGCGTCGGTGGCGCGGTACGCGGCGTCCTGGAACCCCCTGCCCGACTCCTCGGTGCGCCAGTTCCCCTTCACCTGGGTGCGCGCCGCGTCGGAGTTGTCGACGACGACCACGTTGCGGCCCACCGGGACGCCTTCGTCGGAGCGCTTCTTGAGTTTCCCGTCGGGGAAGTACTCCCACGTCTCCACGCGCTGCGCCCCACCGCCGGCGCTGGTCACCGTGCGGTTGGACTGCTGCCCGGTGGCGGTGTAGTCGTAGGCGGTCTTGATGTCCCACGGGTCGGTGGACGTGCGCAGCCAACCGTTGTCGTAGTACGTCTGCCTGGTGACGTTGCGGGCCGACTCGCCGTGCGACGGCGGCGCGCTGACCTCGACCAGGTCGCCGACCCCGTTGTAGGTCTTGATCGTGCCGACCGGCGTCTTGTGCTCCGCGTCGTCCGGGTCGTAGGGCAGGATCTCCTCGCGCACCCGGTTGAGCTCGTCGTAGACCGTCTCGCTGACGAAGTCGTCGCCCTTGTCCGGCGTGTCCACCCCGCGCGGGTTGACGGTGCGGGTCAGGTTGCCGACCTGGTCGTACTCGTACCTGGTGGTGAAGTACCGGATTTCGCCGTTGTCGGAGCTGTGCGGGGAGCGGACCTCGCGCTGCAGGCCGCGCTCGTCCAGTTCGATGAGCGTCTCGTTGCCCTGCTCGTCGATGCCGGCGACGACGTTGCCGTCGCGGTCGTACCGCGTCTTCGCCGAGTGGCCGTCCGCGTCGACGGTCTCCACCACCTGGTGGTTGGCGTCGAAGACGTACCGGGTGGTGAAGTCGTTGGGGTCCGGTGTCTTGTACTTGCGCGCGTCGACCTCTTTGACGAGGTTGCCGACGTCGTCGTACTCCGCGCTGATCACGTTGCCGTTGACGTCGGTGGCCCGGATGACCCGGTCGAGCTCGTCGTAGGTGAAGGAGTAGGTGAAGTCGTCCGGTTCCCCCGGGGTCAGCATCCCCTTGGGTTCGGTCTGCTCCAGCAGGTTGCCGACGGCGTCGTAGGCGAACGTGGTCAGCTTCTCCGGACCGCCCGGGTCGTCCTTGGGCGCGTAGACGCCGACCTGCCGGTCCATCGCGTCGTAGGCGACGCGGGTGACGGCGCCGTTGGCCGCGGTGCTGGTCACCACGTTGTCGTTGCGGTCGTAGCGCGGTCCCGGCGTGACGATGTAGGCGCCGGCTGCCTGGTCCTTCGGCTCGCGCGTGTCCAGCGGGCGCTTGAAGACGTCGTAGGTGTACGTGCCGGTCTTGCCGTGCGCGTCGGTGACGGAGGTGACGTTGCCGACGTCGTCGTAGCGGTAGGCCGTGGTGCAGTTGAGCGGGTCGGTGATCAGCCGCGGGTAGCCGTTGGCGTCGTAGTCGCCGTACTTCGTGGTGTTGCCGTTGGCGTCGGTCTGCTCGATCAGGTGGCCGAAGCCGTCGTAGGAGTAGCGCGACGTGTAGTCGTTCTGGTCCGGGGTCGCGTTGCCCTTCGGGTCGGTGACGGCGAGCAGGTTGCCCTTGTCGTCGTACGCGAACGTCCACTTGCGACCTTCGGGGGTGACCTTCTCGGTCAGGTCGGCGACGTGCCCGCCGAGCTCGGTGCGGTAGGCCAGGCGGGTGGCCGGGCCGTTCGTCCGGTTGGCCTCGGCGTCGCGGATCTCCAGCGGGAAGCCGGTCTTCTGGTCGTAGGACCAGGTCTGCGTGGCGCCGTTGTGCTCGACCAGGCGGACGACGTTGTTGTCGGCGTCCCAGTGCACCTGGGTGGTCTCGTTCTTGGCGTTGGTGATGCGCTCCGACCGCCCGTAGCCGTCGAGCAGGGTGCGGGTGGTGTGGCCGTTGCCGTCCACCAGGGCGGAGTCGACCTTCGAGCCCTTGTCGGCGTCCGGGTCGACGTAGTCGAAGCCGGTCGTGGCCTGGCCCCGGTCGGTGATGGTCCGGACGTTCCACCTGCGCAGCGCTTCACCGGCGCCGGTGAAGTAGTCCACCCTGGTGGTGCCGCCGTTCGGGTCCACCACGGACAGCAGCTTGGCGTTGGCCTCGTCGTAGAAGAACGTGAAGGGCTTGGCGTCCGGGTTGCCCAGCCCGTCCACGACCTCACCCAGGTGCCCCTTGTCGGTGTAGGTCAACGCCACCACCCGACCGGACACGTCGGTGACGGACTTGAGCTTGTTGATGATGAACAGGTTGTCCAGGTTCGTCCCGGTCAGCTTCCTGCCGCCGAGGATGTACGAGAACGCGTCGCCGCGCTGGTAGTAGTCCAGCGTCAGCGTGCGGCGGCCGGTGGCGTCGGTGACGTGCTTCAGCACACCGGTGTTGCGGTTGCCCAGCAGCGCCCGCTCGTAGGTGAACGACATGGTGTTGCCGCTCTTGTCCACCGTCGCCGTGTGGTAGCCCTGCGCGTCGAAGAAGAACTCCGTGCGCTCCGGCGTGGTGAACACCCAGCGCCGCTGGTCATCGCCGCCCGGGAGGTACCGCAGGTACAGGTGCACGCCGGCCGGCGCGTCGTAGGTCCAGTTCCGGCTGTCGGCGCTGTCGTGCTTGTTCAGCTCGAACAGGTGCCCGGTGCCGTCGCCGTCGACCAGGCTCACCGTGGTCGGCCAACCGAGCAGCCCCGGCAGGAGGCCGCCGAACTCCAGCGGTGTGCCGAGCCGGTTCAGCGTCGACGCCGTGACCGACCACCCGGGGCCGGCGTAGGAGTTCGAGGTGTCCGAGGAGTTGTAGGACAGCCGGCTGAAGCTCGCCAGGCCGCGGCTGGGGTTGGTCAGCACGTCGTAGTTCCACACGGCGTTGCCGGAGAACTGGTTGACCGACAGGTTTCCGCCCGCGCCGGTGGCCAGGCCGGCGTAGGAGTAGAAGTGCTCCAGCCCGAGCTGGTCGGAAGTGGGCCGCTCCACGCGCACGTCCAGGTCGAGCGTGGGCACGCCCGCCGTCTCGGACAGCCACCTGCGGGTGCTGGTGTCGTAGACGTCCCACCGCAGCGTGAACTGCTCGCGGTCGTTGCCGATGTCGGCCGGCGCCGGGGCCTTCACGCGTGCGTCGAGGGTGACCTCCGCGCCCGGCGCCAGGTTCGCCGGCAACGCCGTGTCCAGCCGGTTGCCCGCCGTGGCGTCGCCGCCGTCGGGCAGGGTCCAGTGGTAGGACAGCACGTGCCTGCCCGCCACCAGCGGTGACTGCGTGGTGTTGCGGACGGTCACCCGCACCGGGTGCTCGTCGCCCGGGATCATCCGCCGCGGCGTGTCCGGCGCCGCGTAGGCGGCGGACGCCTGATCAGCCTGGATCGGCCTGCTCTCAGGAGCCTGCGCGGACGATTCGGCCGCCTCCGCCGCCACAGCCACCTGGGTGCACCTCGGTGACGGTGGCGCGGCCACCCTGGGCGCGGTCTCCGCGGCTCTCGCGGCCGGTGCCGGCACCGGTGACAATCCTGCCGCCACCAGTGCGAGCAGCGAAGCGGCAGACCAGAACAGACGTGCTTTCCCCTTGTTCACGCGTTTCCCCCCGCGCCGTGCGCAGGCACGCTCCACCCACCAGCGGTCCCCGAAGAACGCCGCCGACGTGAGCAACCTGCGTTCCACCCCTACGAACACCAAGGCCCTCATGATCCCCACCAAGGCGGCCTCGCGAGCATTCAAGCACAGCGGACGTGGTCGGTAATGGGCTTTCCAGGTGACGAAACGACCGTCGTAGACCTACTCCGCGTAGAGCCGGCACCCACGTGCGCATTCCACGTGGGGAGGGCAGAAGTGCATACCTACCAACAGTTCATCGCTGGAAGGAACGATCCAGTCGGTCCGAACCGGCGGGCTCGGCGAGCACGTCCGCCACGGAGAGGCCCGTCTTTTGGCTGACGGCGTACCGCTCGGCCGACGAGAGTCGCCGGGACAGCGTCTCCTGGGTCTGCTGGAACCGAGCCCGCTCCTGCGCGGGCACCGGCACTCCCAGCGCCGGGGGAGCGTGTTGCGAGTCGGTTCCGGTAGTTCGGTCGGCCGCACACCGAGCTGTCCGAACAGATCGTCGACGGCGCGGGCGAACTTGCCCGCGTCCGGCGATGCCGGTTCACCTAGGGCGCCGGGATCGTCGTCCTGCTGGCCAACGGCGGTGTCCGGGGCGACACACCGGAGGCGACCAATGCCGCCTCCCGCCGCCGTCCCGCTCGGCGCGGCGCTCCGCTGAGAAACCGTGGACCCACCCCTCCCGGGCCGGGCGGAGCACCGGCGCACGGCGTCGCGCAACCATCGCTGGGCTCCGTCGGCGGTGGGGCGCGGGTGCCAGTCCACGCCGATCGTCAGGGGTGGTGGGCACCAGGCCGACCGCGTCGGCGACGGCGGCCGGTGTCGGTGCTAAAGCTTCGATCTGGCATTCGTCCAGGAGCGCGGACCCTGTTGCACGGTCTTGACTCGCACCCTCGGGGGGATCGGCCGTTGGCGGCTGGCCCCGCCCCCGTGAACGGCCTGTGCCGCTCCGATACGCGGGGCGGGGCGCTTCTCCATCGGGTTGGCGCGGTCCGATCGCCCGGCCGGGGGTG is a window of Saccharothrix espanaensis DSM 44229 DNA encoding:
- a CDS encoding TetR/AcrR family transcriptional regulator, producing the protein MVTRAGRSAEKVTRILASAEELLLKRGFRGVTIADIAERAHVGKGTVYLYWSTKEDVFLELLTRDVLTLINGFREAATRNIELTLPHRLCSYLVRSALERPLVRALQANDADVLGLVIDHPRSQDLVKQHGAPALIKALLPIWRRHGLVRTDWELDDQAYALQSLTLGHLEMRVRKHISPSTTMPPEDVLAAAVAALLGVENEATTDANAVAAEVLQVFTTSATILEAANA
- a CDS encoding FAD-dependent monooxygenase, whose amino-acid sequence is MTHPVSWSYAGGMTSSADTPKALVVGLGISGISAAIALRKAGWTPVVIEKAPGRRRGGYFIGLFGVGRNAAHRLGISHGLEDRTPANRITYQLDRKGGKRPTTGFSDQPGGPALMVRGDVEQAAFAALDPDIEVRYSTVPVVIHQHARGVAVTTRNAVDGTERTERFELVIGADGLRSTVRKLVFGPDEDYLRRLNYMIAAYQLPGDLPGLAPGEGATLAEPGRSFWLFPFTDQPPAVLFSYRTTNVDAEFAIPAARRIREVYGPEPLGSTLEQAVRFLEDTDQYLFDSVEQVHLDSWHRGRVVLVGDSAWCVTLYAGMGVSNGIAGAELLGTMLTRYPEDPGRALLEWEKTTRPYVEYFQTFASRGRLIFTPANRPEAVLRSAMLRLARSPLAGTVQRLVGVNGKAFTMRNADLEEAARLIKR
- a CDS encoding cytochrome P450, with translation MTVTGQHRYAFPLSRSCPFAPPPEYREIREEHGVVKVDLPFGGWAWVVSRHEDVRRVLGDRRFSSNRLHPDFPVIAPGGLSDEKSMIMMDPPEHGHARRAVSGDFTVRRVDKLRPRIQHIVDEHVAGLLAGPKPVDLVLALALPVPSLVICDILGVPHADQDFFQRNTAKFLLRGTPSQERVAAFGAISSYLDELIGTKETNPDEQLLSRQVQRRRTDGGYRRESLVAEALLLLVAGHETTANMIALGTSALLENPDQLAMIVADPAKTPAAVEELLRYLTIVDIAVTRLCVEDSEIGGVTIRAGEGVLVLGHAANRDPAVFDNPDDLDLERGARHHVAFGYGPHQCLGQNLARAELEIVFDTLFRRIPTLELAKPITHETLKNDSAVFGLHELMVTW
- a CDS encoding NAD(P)-dependent alcohol dehydrogenase, which produces MTPVDHDQTAESEMRAALFDRYGPPSVLYEAKVPIPRHTSKEIRVRVHATTVNGGELAARAGELRLLMGRRFPRYIGMDFVGEVVDVGSSVTDARNGEFVCGVLPRSTELIGRRGSAAEYVTVKPNRVTRKPRNLTSVEAASILGGGTTSITALRDVAHLQPGERLLIRGASGGVGSMAVQIGKAFGAHVTGLAGKSNLDFVRDLGADEVFDYRTTQPGQLGRFDVVLDTVGTDHATYRRLLTRTGRMVAIAFDTSHLVRSVGYLLASTVHGSKRVRFFSGNPQRELFAELVQLAEDGEVRPVVDTVHQLSDIAAAHAALEAGGVRGKHIIEVTPHPE
- a CDS encoding YncE family protein; the protein is MRRTASAGLGVAVLAVASMVMAPAASAAAALPLSGFGDVAVDSARQRVFISGGASSNGVAVTDFSGRVRTVVENQPGADGLELSADGTRLFVALSAGDGISVIDTSTLAETARYATGAGTCPTHLARTGGVVWFGYGCADGNWSGKIGKLDPAAAEPVQGEQQGAPRFQRAPLLASSGAAAGPLVAGQLSLSLSTVQVYTVSDGALTAGTSGDGVGAGLTDLDVTGDGATLFSAAGSRDRVEAFATADLARRGAYATRPRPAAVSLSPDSAYVAAGALTGDANDVLVYRVGGATPVNTVSLDSGETVQPRGLAWSADQRTLFVVTRHNNDPQPRLEVERYPVG